One window of Dendropsophus ebraccatus isolate aDenEbr1 chromosome 13, aDenEbr1.pat, whole genome shotgun sequence genomic DNA carries:
- the VRK1 gene encoding serine/threonine-protein kinase VRK1: MPPRKKAGAAPAARKAPAARKAPAKHKLAEEFPPGEVLTDSAKKQWKLGSPIGQGGFGRLYLADENSSKTVGPDASYVIKVEPSDNGPLFSELKFYMRAAKPDMIQKWTSSHKLKYLGVPRYWGSGLHEKSGRSYRFMVMDRFGKDLQKIFEECSKRFPHKTVLQLGLRLIDILEYIHEHEYVHADIKAANLLLHHKHPDQVFLVDYGLTYRYCPDGVHKEYKEDPRKAHNGTIEFTSADAHLGVSPSRRGDLEILGYCMIQWLCGKLPWEDKLTDPGYVADSKIRYCDEISALMETCFPGKKKPDELAKYMEAVKALAYDAEPQYQKLRDILLQGLKALGAKDDGKLDFSSATNGEVPVKAQKRKLPKAASEDEEESEETEVKKKVPRGRPRKAADTSPKAPTKGRGRGRGKKL, from the exons ATGCCTCCACGTAAGAAAGCAGGGGCAGCGCCGGCTGCCAGGAAAGCTCCGGCTGCCAGGAAAGCGCCAGCTAAGCACAAGTTGGCCGAGGAGTTTCCACCAGGAGAAGTCCTCACAGATTCAGCAAAAAAGCAGTGGAAACTGGGGTCGCCCATCGGCCAGGGGGGATTTGGCCGTCTTTATCTTG cggATGAAAACTCCTCCAAAACGGTAGGACCAGACGCTTCCTATGTCATTAAAGTG gAACCAAGCGACAACGGACCTCTCTTCTCAGAACTGAAATTCTACATGCGAGCTGCCAAGCCAGACATGA ttcaaaaGTGGACCAGCAGTCATAAATTAAAGTACCTTGGTGTCCCCAGATATTGGGGCTCTGGGCTGCATGAGAAAAGCGGAAGAAG TTATAGGTTTATGGTAATGGATCGTTTTGGGAAGGACCTACAGAAAATATTTGAAGAGTGTTCCAAGCGATTTCCACACAAAACTGTGCTGCAGTTAGGACTGAGACTG ATTGATATTCTGGAGTATATACATGAGCATGAATACGTACATGCAGATATCAAAGCCGCCAATCTTCTTTTGCATCATAAACATCCAGATCAG GTTTTCTTGGTGGATTATGGCCTGACCTACAGATATTGTCCAGACGGTGTCCACAAGGAATATAAAGAAGATCCCAGGAAAGCTCATAATGGCACAATAGAGTTTACAAGTGCTGACGCTCACTTAGGAGTTA GTCCTTCAAGAAGAGGAGACTTGGAAATTCTCGGCTATTGCATGATTCAGTGGTTGTGTGGAAAACTTCCATGGGAGGACAAGCTGACGGATCCAGGATATGTGGCAGATTCAAAAATAAG ATACTGCGATGAAATTTCAGCACTTATGGAAACCTGTTTCCCAGGAAAGAAGAAGCCAG ATGAGCTTGCCAAATACATGGAGGCTGTTAAAGCACTTGCCTATGATGCTGAACCTCAGTATCAGAAGTTAAGAGACATTCTTCTGCAAGGTCTGAAAGCTCTGGGCGCCAAGGATGAtgggaagctggacttctcttcagCTACAAATGGAGAAGTTCCTGTAAAGGCCCAGAAg CGCAAGTTGCCTAAGGCTGCCTCTGAAGATGAGGAAGAGTCAGAAGAAACTGAAGTGAAAAAGAAGGTTCCTAGAG GCCGTCCACGGAAAGCTGCTGACACTTCTCCAAAGGCGCCAACAAAGGGAAGAGGACGTGGAAGAGGGAAGAAACTGTAA